Within the Feifania hominis genome, the region CTGCTCTCGCGCTGTGTCAGCATCGAGCAAAACGGCTCCGTGCGTCCCATCACCGACGAGGACCGCACGGAGATTGCAGGCGCTGCGTCGGCCATGTCCCGCGAGGCGCTTCGTGTGCTGGGTCTCGCCTATAAGACGGCTGACGACAGCGCAACCGAACAGGATCTCACCTTTGTCGGGCTCGTCGGTATGATCGACCCGCCCCGTCCCGAGGCCAAGGCCGCGGTTGAGAGCTTCCGCCGCGCGGGTATCACCACCATCATGATCACCGGCGACCACCGCGATACCGCCTTTGCCATCGCAAAAGAGCTCGGCATTGCCGAGAGTGAGCGCCAGTGTGTCAGCGGCGACGAGCTCGACTTCATGTCACAGGATGATCTCAACCGCCGGGTTCTCGATCTTCGTGTGTTCGCGCGTGTCAGCCCCAACCACAAGGTCATGATCGTCAATGCCTTTAAGGCAAACGGCAAGATCGTCTCCATGACCGGCGACGGCGTCAACGACGCGCCGAGTCTCAAGGCGGCCGACATCGGCGTCGCGATGGGAATCACCGGCACAGACGTCGCCAAGAGCGCGGCCGATATGGTTCTCACCGACGACAATTTCGCCACCATAGAAAGCGCGGTTGAAGAGGGCCGCGGCATCTACCACAACATCAAAAAGACCGTCACATTCCTGCTCTCATCGAATCTCGGCGAGGTCATCTCCATGTTCACCGCCATTGCGGCCGGCCTTGCCGCACCGCTCAAGGCCGTTCACATCCTGTGGATCAACCTCATCACCGACAGCCTGCCCGCTCTCGCCCTCGGCAGCGACCCCACCCCGAAAGGCATCATGAACGACCGCCCGCGCGATCCCAAGGCGAGTCTCTTTGCCGGCGGCGGCTATTTTTACACCATCTTCTACGGCATTCTGGTCGCTGTAATGACGCTGGCCGCTTTCCTTGTCGTTCCGATCTCCTCTGTGCTGTCGGCGGGCGGCACAGTGTCGCTGGGCGCCATCTCCGCCGCTCTCACCGGAACCACGCTTGTCAGAGCGCAGACTTATGCGTTCACTGTGCTTGCGCTCTCACAGCTCTTCCACGCGGTCGGTATGCGCGATGTCAACACCACGATCTTCCGGCGCGATCTGCTGCGCAACAAGATGATGAACGTGGCTTTTCTGGTCGGCTTTGCTCTTCAGATTCTGGCGACCGAAATCCCGTTTCTGCACGGCGTCTTTGGAACGGTGCAGCTGCGCTTTGTCGAGTGGCTGTCTCTCGTTCTCTTCGCCATGCTGCCGCTGGTATTCCATGAGATTTTCGTGTTGGTCAGAAAGCTGCGCAAAAACTGAAAAAGAGGGGGACTTCTCCCCCTCTTTTTTTTACGTTGGTTTTCCGCTATACTGTTACCAGAAAAACGGAGGTGACCAAATGGCTCAGACGACCAAGCGCGCGCTCGCGGCATCGCTGAAAAAGATGCTCTCAAAAAAGCCTCTCGACAAGATTACGGTCAAAGACATCACCGATGACTGTGAACTCAACCGCCAGACGTTCTACTACCACTTTCAGGATATCTACGACCTGGTGGAGTGGATCTTTCAAACAGAGGCCGAGCAGGTCATTGGCGGCAACCGGACGCTTGATACCTGGCAGGAGGGCTTCTTACAGCTCTTTGATTATGTTTTGGAAAATCGGGAGCTTGCTCTCAACGTCTACCGTTCACTCAGCCGGGATACTTTAGAGGAGTATCTGCGCCGCGTCACCTTTGCGCTTTTGATGTCCGTGATCAATGAGCAGGCAGAGAACCTGCCTGTCAGTGATGCGGACAAACGCTTCATCGCCGACTTTTACAAGCACGCCTTTGTCGGCCTCATGCTCGACTGGGTGCGTTCGGGGATGAAAGAGGACCCCGCGGCCATTGTGCGGCGCCTCAACATTCTCATCGAGGGCGATATTGAAAAGGCTCTCGAAAAATTTGAAAAAAGCTGAAAAGAGCGTGTCCCACCAGGGACACGCTCTTACTTTCAAGTGAAGTTTTTTTCGGCGATACAGTCGAAAATCTTATAACAGCAGCCTGAGTGAAAACCACCCATCCGAATTCTCATAGCGCAGTAGCGCCCCGTATTTTTGGGCAAAGGCTGCAATGCTGAGGCTTCCCGTGCCGTGACCGTCCCGGTCGGTGAGAGGGCGACCGGACTTCCGGTCAAAACTGACCTGCTCGGCGCAGGTATTGGAGATTTCGATATACTGCCGCCGGCGATAGGGATAACTGACCAGACTGATCTTTCGCTCGGCTCCTGCAGGCATACGCAGACAGGCATTAATCGCATTTTCAATGGCATTGGCAAAGACCACGGAGAGCTCCAGTTTATCCACCGCGAACTCATCCGGGAAGTCCAGACTGGTTGTCACGGAGATCCCCATCTGCTCGGCGAGCTGAATATAGTGCGACAGTGCGGCATTGAGTGTGAGACTCTTACAATAGATACGCGCCTGTTCCCTCTCTTCCAGGGTGTTCACAACGCTGCACAGCGTCTCAAGATTTTCAAGCGCCTCCTCCCTCTCGCCGCGCTGCATGCAGGCGGATATCACCTGGGCGTAGTGGCGCAGATCGTGATAGATGATCCTCTCCCGCTGTTGATCCTGCAAGACGCCGAGCTGGTTTTCCATCGCGCTGACCTGCGTCTGCAAAAGCATATTCTCTCGCTGCATCTCACTCTGGCGTTCCAGCTGTAAAAACAGGAAAGTTAATACGCCGTAAAGGACAATTGCCGTCACGAGCACCGCCGTCGCCCCCGCCAGGTGCATCGGCTCGCCCATTGCGGTATCCCTGTCGGAGAGAAGCATCAGCATACTCAGTGCCATCAGCAGCGGCACCAGACACAGTCTCCCCCAACCCCACTCAACGCCGCGCGCCATCTCGAGCAGTCTCGGGCGCAGAAGAAACCACACCACCATAATGCCAGCCGCGAAAACGGCCGCACGAATCCAGATTGCGCCGGGTGGTTTTAAAAGGCTGAGCAGCACTTCGCTGAGCAGGTGGCAGCACACTTCAAACAGCAGGGAGGAACACACGGCGAAGAGTGTTCTAAAATCGCGGCGGCGCGCAAGGTAAAATGCAGCTACCGCCACCACCGCAACACCTGCCAGTTCGCAGTAGGGGCCGCCGAGCAAAAGCCCCAGAGCTGTCGTTGTGCCCACCGCAAGCAGGACGGAAACCAACGCAATGCCCATGGATTTACGCGCAGCAAACCGAGGGTCAATCAGCATCATGACACAGACCGACCCGAACAGGCAACCAAGTTGCGCCGTTAACAATGCGTGGGCATCCATTTCAATCCCGCTCTCTGTTTTTGAACCAATTATAACGTTCTTTCCCCTATTAAAACAGGCAATTATCCCCAAATTACCACAGTCGAACAGTTGGCGACAAAACTTGTTTTTCAGCAAGAGCTTCCAAAGCCCCGAAAAAAAGTCTCCCGCTGATTTTTATAAATCGGTTGACAATAGAAATATTTTGTATATACTATATATGAACAATTATTCATATGAAAGGGTGTGAATGTGGTGCAGGAACAGAATGATGCCCCGCGCTGTGAGTATATGCATGCGCATGAGGATATCATCAAGAAAGTCACCGAACAGCTGCCCGAGGACGAACTTCTCTACGACCTCGCCGAGCTCTTCAAGATCTTCGGCGACTCCACCCGCATCAAAATCCTCTATGTTCTCTTTGAGGCCGAGATGTGCGTGTGCGACATTGCGCAGCTGCTCGGCATCTCCCAATCGGCGGTGTCTCATCAGCTTCGTCAGCTCAAACAGAGCAAGCTCGTCAAGTACCGCCGCGAGGGCAAGACCGTCTTCTACTCACTGGCCGACGGGCATGTGAGAACCATTATCAACCAGGGCCTCGAGCACATCGGGGAATGAAATACAGAAGGAGCGATCACCGTGAAAAAGAAATTCAAGCTGCATGATCTCGACTGCGCCAACTGCGCCGCCAAGATGGAGACTGCCATCAAAAAAATCGACGGCGTCACCGACGCCACCGTCAGTTTTATGACCCAGCGCCTGACCCTTGAGGCCGACGAGGCCCGTTTCGACGACATTCTCAAAGAGGCTGTGCGGGTCTGTAAAAAAGTGGAGCCCGACTGCACCATTGAGCTCTGACAGGGGGCGTGACATTTCATGAACAAGCGACAAAAGCTCACGCTCGCGCGCATTTTGATCGCCGCCGCGGTCTTTGCGGCGGGCTATTTCGTCAGTGAGTCTCTCCGGCTGCCGGTCTACCTTGTCTCCTACGCTGTCATCGGATGGGATGTGCTGTGGCGCGCTCTGCGCAACATCGCCCGCGGCCAGGTTTTCGACGAGAACTTTCTCATGGCCATTGCAACAGTCGGTGCTTTCGCCATCGGCGACTATCCGGAGGGCGTGTTCGTCATGCTCTTCTATCAGGTCGGCGAGCTCTTCCAGAGCTATGCGGTCGGCCGCTCGCGGCGCTCCATTGCGAGTCTGATGGACATTCGCCCCGACTATGCCAACGTCGAGCGCGACGGCAAACTGATACAGGTTGATCCGGACGACATTGCCATCGGCGACGTCATCGTCGTCAAGCCCGGCGAAAAGATTCCCCTCGACGGCACCGTCGCCGAGGGGAACTCCACAGTCAATACCGCGGCGCTCACCGGAGAGTCCCTGCCGCGCGAGGTGCGCGCAGGCGACCCGGTCATCAGCGGCTGCGTCAACATCTCGGGACTTCTTCGCGTGAGCGTGACGAAAGAGTACGGCGAATCCACAGTCTCTAAAATCCTGGACCTTGTGGAAAACGCCAGCTCGAAAAAAGCCCGGGCCGAGAATTTCATCACCCGCTTTGCCCGCTACTATACCCCCGCCGTCGTCATCGGCGCTGCGCTGCTCGCCGTACTGCCGCCGCTTGTTGCAGGCGGCGCATGGGGCGAATGGATTCACCGCGCGCTGATCTTTTTGGTCATCTCCTGCCCCTGCGCGCTGGTCATCTCCGTTCCCCTGAGCTTCTTCGGCGGCATTGGCGGCGCGGGCAAGTGCGGCATTCTCGTCAAGGGCGGCAACTATCTTGAGGCTCTCGCCGAGACGGAGACGGTGGTCTTCGACAAGACCGGCACGCTCACCAGGGGCTCTTTTGCCGTGACGGCGGTTCACCCGGATCAGCTCTCCGAGAGCGCCCTGCTGGAGCTCGCGGCGCTTGCGGAGTGCTATTCCGACCACCCCATCTCGCGCTCTCTTCTCGCTGCCTACGGCCGGGCGCCCGAGCGCAGCCGGATCGGACAATTTGAGGAGATTCCCGGCCACGGTGTGCGGGCTCTCATCGACGGCAAGACAATCTGCGCCGGAAACGGAAAACTCATGGAGCAGATCGGTGCCCAGTGGCGCGAGTGCCACCATGTCGGCACCATAGTCCACGTCGCGGTCGACGGCGAATACGCCGGTCACATCGTGATCTCCGATGAGATCAAGCAGGACGCAGCGGCCGCCGTCAAGGCTCTCAAAGAGCAGGGGATCCGCACGGTGATGCTCACCGGCGACGCACAGAAAGTCGGCGAGTACGTCGCAGCGCAGCTCGGCATCGACGAGGTGCACACCGAGCTGCTGCCGGGCGACAAGGTTGAGCGTGTTGAGGCGCTGCTCGCGGCAAAATCGCCGAGGGGTCGTCTCGCCTTTGTCGGCGATGGCATCAACGATGCCCCGGTTCTCTCGCGGGCGGATATCGGCATTGCGATGGGCGGCCTCGGCTCCGATGCCGCCATCGAGGCCGCCGACATCGTACTCATGGACGACCAGCCCTCTAAAATCGCAACCGCGCTTCGCATCTCGCGGCGTACACTGCGCATCGTGCGGCAGAATATCGTCTTTGCTCTCGGCGTCAAGGCCCTCGTGCTGCTGCTCGGCGCTTTCGGCGTCGCCACCATGTGGGAGGCCGTCTTTGCCGACGTCGGCGTCTCAGTGATTGCCATTCTCAACGCCATGAGAGCGCTGAACGTCAAAAATCTCTGATTTTACCTGCATGCTGCTTTTTCACCCCTCTCTTTTCGTACCGGAATAGAGAGGGGTGTTTTTGCTGTCAGATGCAACAAAAAAAGAGCGTGAAAATTTGTCGAAAGGGCGTCAAACTTTTTCTGATTTCGCCCCATCTAACATATAGATAAACGAATACGATCACCACAGAGGGCGAGGGATGCGGCATGCAAATAGAGTATTACACCATCACGAGAAAAACCACCAGGAAACGCCGCCGAAAACTGCCTCTGATCGGCGTCTTTGCCCTCTTTCTGCTGACGACGCTGGTGATGTTCCACATTCCCTTTGTTGGCCACGCCGGCCGGCAGCAGGACACCGAGCCGCCCATCGAAGAGGCGCCGACTCCCCACGCTCCCATGTCCGGCAATCAATCGGCACAGGACACCCCGCAGGATCTGCCGACGCAGAGCGCCGTACTGGAGCCTGCCGTCCCCCACACGCCGCCGGCGGACTATGACTTCTCCTCCCATGTGCCCGTGAGCGAGGTGGTCAGCGACGACTGGTTTGCCGACGCCGTCTTTCTCGGCGACTCGCGCACCGACGGCTTTCTGCTCTACACCGGCATCCCCGCGACGGGCATTGCTCAAAAGGGGCTGATGGTCGATACCTTTTTCACCAGGGCCTGTTTTGAACAGCCGGGCGGTGAAAAAATCACGGCTGCCGAAAAGCTCGCAGGTCTTGACTCGGTTGAAAAGGTCTATCTGATGTTTGGCATCAACGAGATCGGCTGGACCTACGGCAGCGTCTTTGCCGCGCGTTACGGCGAGCTGATTGACCATGTGCGTGAGCTCTATCCCGGGGCGGCAATCTATGTGCAGTCCATCCCCCCGGTCTCAAAAAAAGAATCGGCCAAAGGCGAGTGCACCAATGAGCGCATCCGGGAATACAACGACCGTCTCTCCGTTCTGGCCGAGGAAAAGCAGGTCTACTTCGTCGATGTGGCCGAGGCACTCACCGGCGCCGACGGTGCTCTGCCCGACGAGGCCGCGACCGACGGGGTCCACCTCAAGAAGAGCTACTGCGCCCTGTGGCTCGACTATCTGAAAACCCACACGGTATCTTAAAAACAAACATCTGAGGTCTCTGCTATGAAACGTCTTTTTCTCTGTCTGCTCGTGCTCACTGTGCTTCTCACCGGCTGCGCCGGCTCGGCGCGCGAAGTGGATCTTGCAGCTCTCGGTGAGGAACTTTTCACTTCCGGTGTCTTCTCCGATGAGCTCGATGCGCCCGGCGGCTCTGTCGCCGGGGCGCTCTACGATCTTCCCGACCAGACTGAAACCACGCTCTACATAAGTTCCGGCGCGACTGCGGAGGAACTCGCTCTGTTTCGGGCGGCAAGCGACGCCGATGCAAAACTCATCGAGTCGGCCGCAAATCGGCGTCTCACACAGCAGAAAACCGCCTTTGAGGGGTATCTGCCCGACGAGTGCGAAAAACTCGACCGCGCCGTGATTCGGCGTTCGGGCCGCTATGTGGTCCTCTGTGTGGCCCACGACGCCGACACCGCACAGCAGATCATAGAACACCGCTTCAAATAGAGAAACACAGAGAGCCACCCTGTTACCGCGAAGCGCCCCAATTTGTGCTGTCCGCACAAATTGGGGCGCTTCACTTGGACGGGGGCTCTTTTTATTCTCTCTTGTCGCTCAGGCCCACAAGATAGTCGAGGCTCACACCGTAGAACTGAGCGGCGCGGATGGCCGCGTCGAGCGGAAGCTCCCGCTCGCCTTTCTCATAGCGGGCATAGGTAATCTTGTTCATGCCGAGCCGATCGGCGAGCTGCTGCTGGGTGAGGTTTTCCTGTTTGCGCAGACTGCGCAGGCGCAGGTAGTCCCGCGCGGTGTTTTCCACACTGTAGAGATAGTGTGGGCGCTCTCCCGCGAAAAAGCGTTTGGTGAATTCCCGCTCACGCCTCATGCCAATGCGCTCGGCGACAATCTGGCTTGCCGCGTTGTCCGTCCTGATGATGCTGCAGACGCGCGGCGCGCCAAAGAAATGGCGGTAGGCATAGCGTTTGCAGGCGCTCGCCGCCTCCGAGGCATAGCCGTTGTGCCAGTGGGCGGCCTTGAGCAGATAGCCGATTTCAAGCACACGCTCGCCGCTGTCGATCGTCTGCCATGTGAGTCCGGCCTGCCCCACGAACTCGCCTGTGCGCTGTAAAATAACAGCCCAAAGGCCAATGCCGTCGCTTCGGTAGCGCGTACGCTGGCGGTCGAGCCACTCGCGCACCTCAGTCTCGGTGAAGTCGTGCTCATAGGCCCACATGACCCGTCTGTCCGTGAGCAGCTCGCGCAGGTCAGGCAGATCATCCTGCGTCATCTCGCGCAGAATGAGCCGCTCGGTCTCCATGACCGTCCTGCCGCCGGCGCGCCGATGCCGGACCGTACACGCAGGGGCAGCCGGTGCGGCCGGCGGGGCCGCGCCGCCCTCGAGCATGTCGAAGACCTCCTGCTCGTCACGGCAGCGGTCGTAGTCGCCGAGGAGCTTCCCGTTTGCGTGGTAGGCGACGCCCCGGCGCTCGTTTGCCTCGAGGCAGTCGAGCATGTACTGCTCCCCATGCCGCCCGATGAAGCGCGCAAAGGCACGGATTCTCATCTTGGCGAGCATGAGAGTCTCGCAGGGAAACTCCGGACACTGCCAGCAGCCGTCATAGCCGCGCTCACGGCAGCAGTTGTAATTTTTACACCACTCACGCTCCCCACAGCCCTCGTTGCGGCAGCCGGGACAGCTCTCCTTCTGTTCGCACAGACAGCAGGCGAGTCCGCAGTAGGCAAGGCCCCTCTCCCGTCTCATGCTCACACCCCGATCTGGTTGAAGTCGTGGATCATCTCCGGGTGCTCGTATCCGACGAGACCGACCATGTAGTATTTGCGCTTGATCGCATCGTAGCGAAATTCCGGCAACAGACTGAAATTGAGTATCTCTCTTGCCGATGTGACATGCAGCCGCGGCCCTGTGCAGCGGTGGCGGATCTCGTTGTCGATGAGGATGTGGTTCTCGTCGAGAAAGCTGATTGCCACATCGCGCGCAATGAGTGCCTTGACCTCGCGCTCGACCTCGCGCAGATCGACATCGGGCCGCTCGTCGTATTCGAGCAGAAAGCCGTGGCGCACGTCGCCATGTTCATAGCGCTGTTTGACGCCGAAGAGATTCTTCATCACATGCTCGGTCAGATCCTCCGCCGAGTGGACCATCTTACGGTAGGGCAGCGATTTCATCACGATCTCAGCCAGGCCCTGTGGCTCCGGGCCGAAGACGCCCGGTCGGGTGACGATGATCTCCTCCCCCACGCCGATGAGCAGCTCGGCGTTCATCCCAAGCGCGGGATAGAGCAGATCAAAGTGCTCCACGATCACGCGCTTTTCATCCTCGAGCGCGGCGCGCACCGCGTCGGCAAGCACGTGTGCCTGGGTAAAAGCCATCTCGAAGCGGCAGTCCATATGGTAGGTGTGGCTGTTGAAGAAGCCGGCGTCGTCGCGGCTGAGCAGCGGCAGCGGGCGGATGTTGACCCCCT harbors:
- a CDS encoding cation-translocating P-type ATPase: MFENKSSTETLQQLRTDSSGLTPDEARQRLERDGENVLREKAPPTKLQLFLSQLNEPMIYILIVAAAVSVFLREYADAAIILCVILINAIVGMVQEGKAQQALDALKKMSSPSAVVRRGGHVLEIPASQLVCGDIVLLEAGRIIPADLRLIETQSLNVEESALTGESVPVEKDAGFVAEGKTALGDRINMAYMSTSVSYGRGEGVVVATAEKTEIGKIASMLQDTKDEQTPLQKRLADLSKVLGILAIVICAAMFALALIQGRDIVEMLITAISLAVAAVPEGLPAVVTIVLALGVQRMVKVNSIVRRLPAVETLGAVSVVCSDKTGTLTQNRMTVKKIYRDGALAPVEELDPARDRRFLEGFLLCVDASIEGGERIGDPTELALLDMGVPLGLTRPALETAMPRINEQAFDSDRKLMTTVHRSDYGVIAFTKGAADQLLSRCVSIEQNGSVRPITDEDRTEIAGAASAMSREALRVLGLAYKTADDSATEQDLTFVGLVGMIDPPRPEAKAAVESFRRAGITTIMITGDHRDTAFAIAKELGIAESERQCVSGDELDFMSQDDLNRRVLDLRVFARVSPNHKVMIVNAFKANGKIVSMTGDGVNDAPSLKAADIGVAMGITGTDVAKSAADMVLTDDNFATIESAVEEGRGIYHNIKKTVTFLLSSNLGEVISMFTAIAAGLAAPLKAVHILWINLITDSLPALALGSDPTPKGIMNDRPRDPKASLFAGGGYFYTIFYGILVAVMTLAAFLVVPISSVLSAGGTVSLGAISAALTGTTLVRAQTYAFTVLALSQLFHAVGMRDVNTTIFRRDLLRNKMMNVAFLVGFALQILATEIPFLHGVFGTVQLRFVEWLSLVLFAMLPLVFHEIFVLVRKLRKN
- a CDS encoding TetR-like C-terminal domain-containing protein; this encodes MAQTTKRALAASLKKMLSKKPLDKITVKDITDDCELNRQTFYYHFQDIYDLVEWIFQTEAEQVIGGNRTLDTWQEGFLQLFDYVLENRELALNVYRSLSRDTLEEYLRRVTFALLMSVINEQAENLPVSDADKRFIADFYKHAFVGLMLDWVRSGMKEDPAAIVRRLNILIEGDIEKALEKFEKS
- a CDS encoding ATP-binding protein, which codes for MMLIDPRFAARKSMGIALVSVLLAVGTTTALGLLLGGPYCELAGVAVVAVAAFYLARRRDFRTLFAVCSSLLFEVCCHLLSEVLLSLLKPPGAIWIRAAVFAAGIMVVWFLLRPRLLEMARGVEWGWGRLCLVPLLMALSMLMLLSDRDTAMGEPMHLAGATAVLVTAIVLYGVLTFLFLQLERQSEMQRENMLLQTQVSAMENQLGVLQDQQRERIIYHDLRHYAQVISACMQRGEREEALENLETLCSVVNTLEEREQARIYCKSLTLNAALSHYIQLAEQMGISVTTSLDFPDEFAVDKLELSVVFANAIENAINACLRMPAGAERKISLVSYPYRRRQYIEISNTCAEQVSFDRKSGRPLTDRDGHGTGSLSIAAFAQKYGALLRYENSDGWFSLRLLL
- a CDS encoding ArsR/SmtB family transcription factor, yielding MHAHEDIIKKVTEQLPEDELLYDLAELFKIFGDSTRIKILYVLFEAEMCVCDIAQLLGISQSAVSHQLRQLKQSKLVKYRREGKTVFYSLADGHVRTIINQGLEHIGE
- a CDS encoding cation transporter; this encodes MKKKFKLHDLDCANCAAKMETAIKKIDGVTDATVSFMTQRLTLEADEARFDDILKEAVRVCKKVEPDCTIEL
- a CDS encoding heavy metal translocating P-type ATPase, yielding MNKRQKLTLARILIAAAVFAAGYFVSESLRLPVYLVSYAVIGWDVLWRALRNIARGQVFDENFLMAIATVGAFAIGDYPEGVFVMLFYQVGELFQSYAVGRSRRSIASLMDIRPDYANVERDGKLIQVDPDDIAIGDVIVVKPGEKIPLDGTVAEGNSTVNTAALTGESLPREVRAGDPVISGCVNISGLLRVSVTKEYGESTVSKILDLVENASSKKARAENFITRFARYYTPAVVIGAALLAVLPPLVAGGAWGEWIHRALIFLVISCPCALVISVPLSFFGGIGGAGKCGILVKGGNYLEALAETETVVFDKTGTLTRGSFAVTAVHPDQLSESALLELAALAECYSDHPISRSLLAAYGRAPERSRIGQFEEIPGHGVRALIDGKTICAGNGKLMEQIGAQWRECHHVGTIVHVAVDGEYAGHIVISDEIKQDAAAAVKALKEQGIRTVMLTGDAQKVGEYVAAQLGIDEVHTELLPGDKVERVEALLAAKSPRGRLAFVGDGINDAPVLSRADIGIAMGGLGSDAAIEAADIVLMDDQPSKIATALRISRRTLRIVRQNIVFALGVKALVLLLGAFGVATMWEAVFADVGVSVIAILNAMRALNVKNL
- a CDS encoding GDSL-type esterase/lipase family protein, translated to MQIEYYTITRKTTRKRRRKLPLIGVFALFLLTTLVMFHIPFVGHAGRQQDTEPPIEEAPTPHAPMSGNQSAQDTPQDLPTQSAVLEPAVPHTPPADYDFSSHVPVSEVVSDDWFADAVFLGDSRTDGFLLYTGIPATGIAQKGLMVDTFFTRACFEQPGGEKITAAEKLAGLDSVEKVYLMFGINEIGWTYGSVFAARYGELIDHVRELYPGAAIYVQSIPPVSKKESAKGECTNERIREYNDRLSVLAEEKQVYFVDVAEALTGADGALPDEAATDGVHLKKSYCALWLDYLKTHTVS
- a CDS encoding DUF4358 domain-containing protein, which codes for MKRLFLCLLVLTVLLTGCAGSAREVDLAALGEELFTSGVFSDELDAPGGSVAGALYDLPDQTETTLYISSGATAEELALFRAASDADAKLIESAANRRLTQQKTAFEGYLPDECEKLDRAVIRRSGRYVVLCVAHDADTAQQIIEHRFK
- a CDS encoding GNAT family N-acetyltransferase; the protein is MRRERGLAYCGLACCLCEQKESCPGCRNEGCGEREWCKNYNCCRERGYDGCWQCPEFPCETLMLAKMRIRAFARFIGRHGEQYMLDCLEANERRGVAYHANGKLLGDYDRCRDEQEVFDMLEGGAAPPAAPAAPACTVRHRRAGGRTVMETERLILREMTQDDLPDLRELLTDRRVMWAYEHDFTETEVREWLDRQRTRYRSDGIGLWAVILQRTGEFVGQAGLTWQTIDSGERVLEIGYLLKAAHWHNGYASEAASACKRYAYRHFFGAPRVCSIIRTDNAASQIVAERIGMRREREFTKRFFAGERPHYLYSVENTARDYLRLRSLRKQENLTQQQLADRLGMNKITYARYEKGERELPLDAAIRAAQFYGVSLDYLVGLSDKRE
- a CDS encoding alanine-tRNA synthetase second additional domain-containing protein; its protein translation is MRLDQIQESMLYSVYFAPRGKLRMLGIGNSIAQRHLLATDRLIGFVGDSGAGKSMLIKGMFPGLELTNDDEGVNIRPLPLLSRDDAGFFNSHTYHMDCRFEMAFTQAHVLADAVRAALEDEKRVIVEHFDLLYPALGMNAELLIGVGEEIIVTRPGVFGPEPQGLAEIVMKSLPYRKMVHSAEDLTEHVMKNLFGVKQRYEHGDVRHGFLLEYDERPDVDLREVEREVKALIARDVAISFLDENHILIDNEIRHRCTGPRLHVTSAREILNFSLLPEFRYDAIKRKYYMVGLVGYEHPEMIHDFNQIGV